The following are from one region of the Stigmatella ashevillena genome:
- a CDS encoding NHL repeat-containing protein, which yields MRIKGLGFVGLAVWAMACGGDDPPPTPPGTQSFKVGGTLSGLAGNLTLQLNGVQNLSRSENGPFAFAEPVADGSNYRVSITASPEEQECTLQGDTGQVNGADVTSVQVSCAARTYTVGGTVTGLTGTLQLRLGGAESLSLTANGPFAFQKRHAKGDAYTVTIDTQPQGHRCALTGESGTVAGNVTTVQVRCTPWFAFTSFQNASRVIGQNDFTSNSANQGGAAGPNTLNGPWGNASFVGGTLYVSDLDSNRILGFSGLPTQNGAAASFVLGQPDFTSTAAGSGRGGLSSMEGTSSDGTRLAVADKGNSRVLLYNTLPTNSNARPDLVIGQPDFDTTALQCGASSLGLPEDVFMGHGKLLVADSANNRILIWNTLPTTSGQPADLVLGQVSFTTCAGNDVDGDGVRDLTATASTLLSPAGLWTDGTRLLVADTGNNRVLVWNQFPTTNGQPAESVLGQPDLTTRTSGLAAAKLNAPYIVNSTGQQIFVAEYQNNRVLVWNQFPAAPGAAADTVLGQQDFTSNRRFDPPNGTLPSARSLYQPSGILLAAPYLVVSDYGNNRLLLFESP from the coding sequence ATGCGCATCAAAGGTCTCGGATTCGTGGGGCTGGCGGTATGGGCCATGGCGTGCGGCGGGGATGATCCTCCACCGACTCCCCCAGGAACCCAGTCCTTCAAGGTGGGCGGAACCCTCTCGGGGCTCGCCGGAAACCTCACCCTCCAGCTCAACGGGGTGCAAAACCTCTCCCGAAGCGAGAATGGTCCCTTCGCCTTCGCGGAGCCGGTCGCGGACGGAAGCAACTACCGGGTGAGCATCACCGCCTCGCCCGAGGAGCAGGAGTGCACCCTCCAGGGCGACACGGGCCAGGTGAACGGCGCGGACGTCACCTCCGTGCAAGTGAGCTGCGCGGCGAGGACCTACACCGTCGGGGGCACGGTGACAGGGCTGACCGGAACGCTCCAGCTCCGGCTGGGCGGAGCGGAGAGCCTTTCGCTCACCGCGAACGGGCCCTTCGCCTTCCAGAAAAGGCACGCCAAGGGTGACGCCTACACGGTGACGATCGACACCCAGCCCCAGGGCCACCGCTGCGCCCTCACGGGCGAGAGCGGAACCGTGGCGGGCAACGTGACCACGGTGCAAGTCCGCTGCACGCCGTGGTTTGCCTTCACCTCCTTCCAGAATGCCAGCCGAGTCATCGGCCAGAACGACTTCACCAGCAACAGCGCGAACCAGGGAGGCGCGGCGGGTCCCAATACCCTGAACGGCCCTTGGGGAAATGCCTCATTCGTGGGGGGCACGCTCTACGTCTCGGACCTGGACTCGAATCGCATCCTTGGCTTCAGCGGCTTGCCCACACAGAACGGGGCGGCGGCGAGCTTCGTGCTGGGACAGCCCGACTTCACCAGCACCGCTGCGGGCAGCGGACGTGGAGGGCTCTCGAGCATGGAGGGGACCTCCTCGGACGGCACCCGTCTGGCGGTGGCGGACAAAGGCAACAGCCGCGTCCTGCTCTACAACACCCTCCCCACGAATTCGAACGCCCGCCCCGACCTCGTCATCGGCCAACCCGACTTCGACACCACCGCCCTGCAATGTGGCGCAAGCTCGCTGGGCTTGCCGGAGGATGTCTTCATGGGCCACGGCAAACTGCTCGTGGCGGACAGCGCGAACAACCGAATCCTCATCTGGAACACGCTGCCCACCACGAGCGGGCAGCCCGCGGACCTGGTGCTCGGCCAGGTGTCGTTCACCACCTGCGCCGGCAATGACGTCGATGGCGATGGCGTGAGGGACCTGACCGCCACCGCCTCGACACTCTTGTCCCCCGCGGGGCTCTGGACAGACGGAACGCGCCTGCTCGTGGCCGATACCGGCAACAACCGGGTGCTGGTCTGGAATCAGTTCCCCACCACGAACGGACAGCCCGCCGAGAGCGTCCTCGGCCAACCGGACCTCACCACTCGCACCTCGGGGCTCGCGGCGGCCAAGTTGAACGCGCCCTACATCGTCAACTCCACCGGGCAACAGATCTTCGTCGCCGAATACCAGAACAACCGGGTGCTGGTCTGGAATCAGTTCCCAGCGGCTCCAGGCGCTGCCGCCGATACCGTCTTGGGACAGCAAGACTTCACCTCCAACAGGCGCTTTGATCCGCCCAACGGAACGCTTCCCAGCGCCCGAAGCCTGTACCAGCCGAGCGGCATCCTCCTCGCCGCGCCTTACCTGGTAGTCTCGGATTACGGGAACAATCGCTTGCTCCTCTTTGAGAGTCCTTGA
- a CDS encoding ribonuclease R family protein: MDSSPRPRPVTGRIDVHPRGFGFLVVQPPPSGEVLSAFIPPPELASFLADDTVSATVSQGTDGRWTASGLSLLQRPREQVYGEVVMRKGTPFLRIDREVASSDWALEAGTAVQAGDAVVARIVEGKAVLLHRLEPGVDRSVARIIARHDLRRDFPPEVLEEARAVRGVPHALGARRDLRSLPTVTVDAPSTRDIDDAISVLPAGEDGALRLLVSIADVAEFVTEGSALDRAAHERGTSVYMAGHVLPMLPEELSAHWLSLVPGEERRCLSVELRIDAEGRVTAADVSESLIRSWARLNYDEVADYLDRGTVSAAMEPVREAMPWFRAASARLAVARAGRGGMEMAREEARFTFDADTGQVSGIENTPPTTAHQLIERFMVAANEAIASWMEDRGMPAVFRVQDEPDRQRVADLTAFAHHSGFEAGFGGRLTPLALAAFDRQITGCAAEPALRSVLRRSLGFARYTVVPSGHFGLAARRYLHFTSPIRRYADLAVHRTLKQYLHGRRDFTHQDPAVEQLAVRLNARAKASSRAEQDRHRVLEARLMAGHVGKRYPARITRVKPFGLLIQLDGMLVEGVVPVDSLPGGPFRPDARETSLVGKERGFTIGMPLMAKVVSTDEVLGRIEFALAE, translated from the coding sequence ATGGACTCCTCCCCCCGCCCCCGCCCTGTCACCGGCCGCATCGACGTCCACCCCCGTGGATTCGGCTTCCTCGTCGTGCAACCTCCGCCCTCTGGAGAGGTGCTCTCCGCGTTCATCCCTCCGCCCGAACTGGCCTCGTTCCTCGCCGACGACACCGTCTCGGCCACGGTCAGCCAAGGCACGGACGGCCGGTGGACGGCCAGCGGGCTCTCCCTGCTCCAGCGTCCGCGCGAGCAGGTCTATGGCGAGGTGGTGATGCGCAAGGGCACCCCCTTCTTGCGCATCGACCGGGAGGTGGCCAGCAGCGACTGGGCCCTGGAGGCAGGGACGGCGGTCCAGGCCGGGGACGCGGTGGTGGCGCGCATCGTCGAGGGCAAGGCCGTCCTGCTGCACAGGCTGGAGCCCGGGGTGGATCGCTCGGTGGCGCGCATCATCGCCCGCCATGACCTGCGCCGGGACTTCCCTCCTGAGGTGCTGGAGGAGGCGCGCGCGGTGCGCGGGGTGCCCCACGCGCTGGGAGCCCGGAGAGACTTGCGCAGCCTGCCCACCGTCACGGTGGATGCCCCCTCCACGCGGGACATCGATGACGCCATCTCGGTGCTGCCCGCCGGAGAGGACGGGGCCCTGCGCCTGCTGGTCTCCATCGCGGATGTGGCGGAGTTCGTCACCGAGGGCTCGGCGCTGGACCGGGCGGCGCACGAGCGGGGCACGAGCGTGTACATGGCCGGCCACGTGCTGCCCATGCTCCCCGAGGAGCTGTCCGCCCACTGGCTGAGCCTGGTCCCTGGCGAGGAGCGGCGATGCCTCTCGGTGGAGCTGCGCATCGACGCCGAGGGGCGTGTCACCGCGGCGGACGTGTCCGAGAGCCTCATCCGCTCCTGGGCCCGGCTGAACTATGACGAGGTGGCGGACTACCTGGACCGGGGCACCGTGTCGGCCGCCATGGAGCCGGTGCGGGAGGCCATGCCCTGGTTCCGCGCGGCCTCGGCCCGGCTGGCGGTGGCGAGGGCGGGCCGGGGCGGCATGGAGATGGCGCGCGAGGAAGCGCGCTTCACCTTCGACGCGGACACGGGCCAGGTCTCCGGCATCGAGAACACGCCCCCCACCACGGCGCACCAGTTGATTGAACGCTTCATGGTGGCCGCCAACGAAGCCATCGCCTCCTGGATGGAGGACCGGGGCATGCCCGCCGTCTTCCGCGTGCAGGACGAGCCGGACCGGCAGCGGGTGGCGGACCTGACGGCCTTCGCGCACCACTCGGGCTTCGAGGCGGGCTTCGGCGGCCGACTCACGCCCCTGGCGCTGGCGGCATTCGACCGGCAGATCACCGGCTGTGCCGCCGAGCCCGCCCTGCGCTCGGTGCTGCGGCGCTCCCTGGGCTTCGCGCGCTACACCGTAGTGCCCTCGGGCCACTTCGGGCTGGCGGCGCGGAGGTACCTGCACTTCACCTCGCCCATCCGCCGGTATGCGGACCTGGCCGTCCACCGGACCCTGAAGCAATACCTGCACGGGCGCCGGGACTTCACGCACCAGGATCCCGCCGTGGAGCAGCTCGCGGTCCGGCTCAACGCCCGGGCGAAGGCCTCCTCCCGCGCCGAGCAGGACCGGCACCGGGTGCTCGAGGCGCGGCTGATGGCCGGCCACGTGGGCAAGCGCTACCCGGCCCGCATCACCCGCGTGAAGCCCTTTGGCCTGCTCATCCAACTCGACGGAATGCTCGTGGAAGGGGTGGTGCCCGTGGACTCCCTCCCGGGAGGCCCCTTCCGTCCGGATGCGCGGGAGACGTCGCTCGTTGGCAAGGAGCGAGGCTTCACCATCGGCATGCCCCTGATGGCCAAGGTGGTCTCCACCGACGAGGTGCTCGGCCGCATCGAGTTTGCCTTGGCCGAATAG
- a CDS encoding discoidin domain-containing protein codes for MRKHLVLSSISLAVLLTVACEESSSKPPSSEVPAGEVHGASQALTAAGCAVLTTAQASASGDDGDGSVAANSQDDDLATRWSGAGKGAWLTMDLGSSQSLTGVAVAWHQGASRQNHFTLSTSEDGATFTQAYAGDSALSADVQTYAFSAPRPGRYVRITVNGNTVNDWASIAEARTCGVQPASSVDSGPALPRLPYLQSVGPTSALVAFRSGVSCTPYVRFGAGSDLSRTATAAVAGWRHAVKLDNLSPGQTYSYVVEACGSTAGVRQFRTASAAGTPRVHFTAMGDFGTGGSLQSQVLTRLGQAGRAGELLLALGDNAYSSGTEQEFQDRMFNPMAALLRQVPLFATPGNHEYVTDQGQPYLDNLYMPANNPAGSERYYSFDWGPVHFVSLDSNCAIGLASSDRCTLAAQKSWVTQDLAATSRPWKVVFFHHPPWSSGEHGSQLKMRREFAPLFEQYGVDLVLTGHDHNYERSKPMKGDAVAASGTRGIPYVVVGSGGATLRAFAGSQPSWTAYRNNADVGYLSVVVDGGTLSAQFINPSGTVRDSFSLTKEVPASSVLLVPASSSLETPPGPVDDPNHPPASLRFERELPPADRPEDVADLME; via the coding sequence ATGCGTAAACACCTCGTTCTCTCCTCGATTTCGCTCGCAGTGCTCCTCACGGTGGCTTGTGAGGAGTCTTCCTCCAAACCCCCTTCGTCCGAAGTCCCTGCCGGGGAGGTGCACGGCGCCTCCCAGGCACTCACGGCGGCTGGCTGCGCCGTCCTCACCACCGCGCAAGCGAGTGCCAGTGGCGATGATGGCGACGGCAGCGTGGCAGCCAACAGCCAGGATGATGACCTCGCCACGCGCTGGAGCGGCGCGGGCAAGGGGGCCTGGCTCACGATGGATCTCGGCAGCTCGCAATCCCTCACGGGCGTGGCTGTGGCGTGGCACCAAGGCGCTTCGCGCCAGAACCACTTCACGCTCTCCACTTCCGAGGATGGCGCCACCTTCACCCAGGCCTATGCGGGCGACAGCGCGCTGTCGGCGGACGTGCAGACGTATGCCTTCAGCGCTCCGCGTCCCGGGCGGTACGTGCGCATCACGGTGAATGGCAACACGGTCAATGACTGGGCCTCCATCGCCGAGGCGCGCACCTGCGGCGTGCAACCGGCCTCCTCCGTGGATTCAGGGCCTGCGCTGCCGCGCTTGCCTTACTTGCAGAGTGTGGGCCCGACGAGCGCGCTGGTGGCCTTCCGTTCCGGTGTCTCGTGCACGCCGTATGTGCGTTTCGGTGCAGGCTCGGATCTGTCTCGCACGGCCACGGCGGCGGTGGCGGGCTGGCGGCACGCGGTGAAGCTGGACAACCTCAGTCCCGGGCAGACGTACAGCTACGTCGTCGAGGCGTGTGGCTCGACGGCGGGCGTGCGGCAGTTTCGCACCGCCTCGGCCGCGGGCACCCCGCGCGTTCACTTCACCGCCATGGGCGACTTCGGCACGGGAGGCAGCTTGCAGTCCCAGGTGCTGACCCGGCTGGGCCAGGCGGGCCGCGCCGGTGAGCTGCTCCTGGCGCTGGGCGACAACGCCTACTCCTCGGGAACCGAGCAGGAGTTTCAGGACCGGATGTTCAATCCGATGGCGGCCCTGCTTCGCCAGGTGCCCCTGTTCGCCACCCCGGGTAACCACGAGTATGTGACGGACCAGGGGCAGCCCTACCTGGACAACCTTTATATGCCGGCCAACAACCCCGCGGGCTCGGAGCGCTACTACTCGTTCGATTGGGGGCCGGTGCACTTCGTCTCGCTGGACTCCAATTGCGCCATCGGTTTGGCCTCGTCCGACCGGTGCACCTTGGCCGCCCAGAAGAGCTGGGTGACGCAGGATCTGGCCGCCACGAGCCGGCCCTGGAAGGTGGTCTTCTTCCACCACCCCCCCTGGTCCAGCGGAGAGCATGGTTCCCAGCTCAAGATGCGGCGCGAGTTCGCTCCCCTCTTCGAGCAGTATGGCGTCGACCTGGTCCTCACCGGGCACGACCACAACTACGAGCGCTCCAAGCCGATGAAGGGCGATGCGGTGGCGGCTTCGGGCACGCGCGGCATCCCCTACGTGGTGGTGGGCAGCGGAGGCGCTACCCTGCGCGCCTTCGCGGGCTCGCAGCCGAGCTGGACGGCCTACCGCAACAACGCCGATGTGGGCTACCTGAGCGTGGTCGTGGACGGGGGCACGCTGAGCGCCCAGTTCATCAACCCCTCGGGCACCGTGCGTGACAGCTTCTCGCTGACGAAGGAGGTGCCGGCCTCCTCGGTGCTCCTGGTGCCTGCGTCCTCTTCTCTGGAGACGCCCCCGGGGCCCGTGGATGACCCGAACCACCCGCCCGCCTCGCTGCGCTTCGAGCGCGAGCTGCCGCCCGCGGACCGTCCGGAGGACGTAGCGGACCTGATGGAGTGA
- the xdhC gene encoding xanthine dehydrogenase accessory protein XdhC, which yields MDLYAELAALVARGEPFVLATVIESAGSTPQKPGSKMVVLADGSLRGTVGGGAIEYQIIEAARELLASAGQTRILETHLTHELGMCCGGRMKVFLEKQGAPPQLTVFGAGHVAKALAALAVQAGFRVRVVDSRSEWATAERFPGCEVLVEDPADHARGLAGGALDYFCVTTHDHPLDQAVVEALLPKPAAYLGVIGSRRKAERFRMRLQAAGAAPEALDRIRSPMGLPIGALTPEEIAVSIVAELIQVRRGQEPRR from the coding sequence ATGGACCTCTATGCGGAGCTCGCCGCCCTGGTGGCCCGAGGCGAGCCCTTCGTCCTCGCCACCGTCATCGAGAGCGCGGGCAGCACGCCCCAGAAGCCCGGCTCGAAGATGGTGGTGCTGGCGGATGGCTCCCTGCGAGGCACCGTGGGGGGAGGCGCCATCGAGTACCAGATCATCGAGGCCGCGCGGGAGCTGCTGGCGTCCGCCGGGCAGACGCGCATCCTCGAGACGCACCTCACCCACGAGTTGGGGATGTGTTGCGGCGGGCGGATGAAGGTCTTCCTGGAAAAACAGGGGGCGCCCCCCCAGCTCACCGTGTTCGGCGCGGGTCACGTGGCCAAGGCGCTGGCCGCGCTGGCCGTGCAGGCGGGCTTCCGCGTCCGGGTGGTGGACAGCCGGAGCGAGTGGGCCACCGCCGAACGCTTCCCCGGCTGCGAGGTGCTCGTCGAGGACCCGGCGGACCACGCGCGCGGGCTGGCCGGCGGAGCGCTCGACTACTTCTGCGTCACCACGCACGACCACCCATTGGACCAGGCGGTGGTGGAAGCGCTGCTGCCCAAGCCCGCAGCGTACCTGGGCGTCATCGGCAGCCGGCGCAAGGCGGAGCGCTTCCGGATGCGGCTCCAGGCAGCGGGCGCGGCCCCCGAAGCGCTGGACCGCATCCGCTCGCCCATGGGGCTGCCCATCGGCGCGCTGACACCGGAAGAGATCGCCGTGTCCATCGTGGCGGAGCTCATCCAGGTGCGGCGCGGCCAGGAGCCGCGCCGGTAG
- a CDS encoding 6-phosphofructokinase: MKVAVLTGGGDCPGLNAVIRAVVRRATEHGFEMMGLRDGWKGLLEDNHFRLTRETTSGILHRGGTILGTSRVNPFKVENGLEKVKRAVERNGIHAIIAIGGEGTLSAATRMSQEGLRIVGVPKTIDNDLNGTDFTFGFDTAVTIATDAVDRLHSTAESHKRVIVCEVMGRHVGWIATYAGIAGGADVILVPEIPADLKRVAEHIQRRHASGRSFSIVVVAEGTRVKVFPDQDEQLITSGAMDEAGRPRLGGVGSMVAHEIERRTGFETRVSVLGHIQRGGVPTAHDRVLATRYGVHACDMVARNEFGQMAALRGNDIVSVDLALATKELKRVPEEFFKVAQVFFG; the protein is encoded by the coding sequence ATGAAAGTCGCCGTTCTGACCGGCGGGGGTGACTGCCCCGGCCTCAACGCGGTCATCCGCGCCGTTGTCCGCCGTGCCACCGAGCACGGCTTCGAAATGATGGGCCTGAGAGATGGGTGGAAGGGCCTCCTGGAGGACAACCACTTCCGCCTCACCCGGGAGACCACCTCCGGCATCCTTCACCGGGGCGGCACCATCCTGGGCACCTCCCGCGTCAACCCCTTCAAGGTGGAGAATGGCCTGGAGAAGGTGAAGCGCGCCGTGGAGCGCAACGGCATCCATGCCATCATCGCCATTGGCGGTGAGGGGACGCTGTCGGCCGCCACGCGCATGTCCCAAGAAGGTCTGCGCATCGTCGGCGTGCCCAAGACGATCGACAATGACCTGAACGGTACCGACTTCACCTTCGGCTTCGACACGGCCGTCACCATCGCCACCGACGCCGTCGACCGGCTGCACTCCACCGCCGAGTCCCACAAGCGCGTCATCGTCTGCGAGGTGATGGGCCGCCATGTGGGGTGGATTGCCACCTACGCGGGCATTGCCGGCGGGGCGGACGTCATCCTGGTGCCGGAGATTCCGGCGGACCTGAAGCGGGTGGCCGAGCACATCCAGCGCCGACATGCCTCGGGGCGCTCCTTCTCCATCGTCGTGGTGGCCGAGGGCACCCGGGTGAAGGTGTTCCCGGACCAGGACGAGCAGCTCATCACCTCGGGGGCGATGGACGAGGCGGGCAGGCCCCGGCTGGGCGGGGTGGGCAGCATGGTGGCGCACGAAATCGAGCGGCGCACGGGCTTCGAGACGCGCGTGTCGGTGCTGGGCCACATCCAGCGCGGCGGCGTGCCCACCGCGCACGACCGGGTGCTCGCCACGCGCTACGGCGTCCACGCGTGCGACATGGTCGCCCGCAACGAGTTCGGGCAGATGGCGGCGCTGCGCGGCAACGACATCGTCAGCGTGGACCTGGCCCTGGCCACCAAGGAGCTCAAGCGGGTGCCCGAGGAGTTCTTCAAGGTCGCCCAGGTGTTCTTCGGGTAG
- a CDS encoding glucosamine-6-phosphate deaminase — translation MNVRVFSSEQEATAACAAHIATELRTKPEMVLGLPTGRSPLNVYRELVLLHARGELDLSRATSFNLDEFLGLPPDDSSSFRAYMERHFFQYVNLAPERIHFLDGSAPEAESECSRYDAAVVEAGGLDVVMLGIGPNGHIAFNEPGDALVAPCHRALLSRETRQGLAALFGDDASRVPLAALTMGMAALMQARQVLLLAFGASKAAAVTAMMHGPVSPQCPASFLQLHRDVQLWLDGAAASGLQQR, via the coding sequence GTGAACGTTCGCGTCTTCTCCTCCGAGCAGGAAGCCACCGCCGCGTGCGCTGCTCACATCGCCACCGAACTGCGCACCAAGCCTGAGATGGTCCTGGGGCTGCCCACGGGACGCTCCCCGCTCAATGTCTACCGGGAGCTGGTGCTCCTGCACGCCCGGGGCGAGCTGGATCTGTCCCGGGCGACGTCCTTCAACCTGGACGAGTTCCTCGGGCTGCCGCCGGACGACTCGAGCAGCTTCCGGGCCTACATGGAGCGCCACTTCTTCCAGTACGTGAACCTGGCGCCCGAGCGCATCCACTTCCTGGACGGGAGCGCCCCGGAGGCCGAGTCGGAGTGCTCTCGCTACGACGCGGCCGTGGTGGAGGCGGGGGGCTTGGACGTGGTGATGCTGGGCATTGGCCCGAACGGCCACATCGCCTTCAACGAGCCGGGGGACGCGCTGGTGGCGCCCTGCCACCGGGCGCTGCTGTCTCGCGAGACACGCCAGGGCCTGGCGGCGCTGTTCGGGGATGACGCCTCGCGCGTGCCGCTGGCGGCCCTGACCATGGGGATGGCGGCCTTGATGCAGGCCCGGCAGGTGTTGCTGCTGGCGTTCGGGGCGAGCAAGGCGGCGGCGGTGACGGCCATGATGCATGGCCCCGTCAGCCCGCAGTGCCCGGCGTCCTTTCTCCAACTCCACCGGGACGTGCAGCTGTGGCTGGACGGCGCTGCCGCCAGCGGCCTGCAGCAGCGCTGA
- a CDS encoding lytic transglycosylase domain-containing protein translates to MARKRIQAGMRLPGWAWLALCVLAPLVLLNGAVAFLGETQVPLLSLSFLPEKAQALGAYTQHRAACLLEGHPPLEPLVTEAERRHRLPPGLLQALVQVESEARVHRISPAGAMGPGQLMPGTARMLKVEDPFEPVTALDGSARYLARQLARFDDVRLAVAAYNAGPGAVGSQVPRNGETEFYVAKVLTAYARLRPPPAPAARSAVTARPVPSAPPPSSNRSSARPPAEHARPRPR, encoded by the coding sequence GTGGCGCGCAAGCGGATCCAGGCGGGGATGCGGCTTCCCGGGTGGGCGTGGCTGGCGCTGTGCGTCCTTGCGCCGCTGGTCCTGCTCAACGGGGCCGTCGCCTTCCTGGGGGAGACCCAGGTGCCCCTGCTGTCCCTCTCCTTCCTGCCGGAGAAAGCGCAGGCCCTGGGCGCGTACACCCAGCATCGCGCGGCGTGCCTCCTGGAGGGACACCCGCCCCTGGAGCCCCTCGTCACGGAGGCCGAACGCCGGCACCGCCTGCCGCCCGGCCTGCTTCAGGCCCTGGTGCAAGTGGAATCCGAGGCGCGGGTGCACCGCATCTCGCCCGCCGGGGCCATGGGGCCCGGCCAGCTCATGCCTGGCACCGCGCGGATGTTGAAGGTGGAGGATCCCTTCGAGCCCGTCACCGCCCTCGACGGCAGCGCGCGCTACCTGGCACGGCAGCTCGCGCGCTTCGACGACGTGCGGCTGGCCGTGGCCGCCTACAACGCGGGGCCCGGCGCCGTGGGGAGCCAGGTGCCGCGCAACGGGGAGACGGAGTTCTACGTGGCCAAGGTGCTCACCGCCTATGCGCGCCTGCGCCCGCCTCCGGCTCCCGCGGCCCGATCCGCCGTGACAGCCCGCCCCGTCCCCAGCGCCCCGCCGCCTTCCTCCAACCGCTCCTCGGCCCGTCCTCCTGCCGAGCACGCACGCCCCAGGCCCCGGTAA
- a CDS encoding TetR/AcrR family transcriptional regulator → MKGLSEAALRLFLERGLDGVTIDDITQASNVAKGTFYRYFEDKTALVDALLEPVRRALLDGLEACGRDLSEAREVEAMFDAYRAMAAVIASALLQYPGVVRLYLQECRGPAVGARVKVVELARLVSQHAVSITQKAHTHGLLRPIRPAVSGLAVVGAVERLLLAVLSEEPIGNPLELPDALTTLVLDGLRLPPPAARRKMDGKPGRP, encoded by the coding sequence ATGAAGGGGCTGAGCGAGGCTGCCCTGCGCCTGTTTCTCGAGCGCGGGTTGGATGGGGTCACCATCGACGACATCACCCAGGCCTCGAACGTGGCCAAGGGCACCTTCTACCGGTACTTCGAGGACAAGACGGCCCTGGTGGATGCCCTGCTGGAGCCGGTGCGGCGCGCGCTGCTCGATGGGCTGGAGGCCTGTGGCCGGGACCTCTCCGAGGCGCGCGAGGTGGAGGCCATGTTCGATGCGTACCGGGCCATGGCGGCGGTCATCGCCAGCGCCCTGCTCCAGTACCCGGGCGTGGTGCGCCTCTACCTTCAGGAGTGCCGGGGGCCCGCGGTGGGGGCCCGGGTGAAGGTGGTGGAGTTGGCACGGCTGGTGTCCCAGCACGCGGTGAGCATCACCCAGAAGGCCCATACCCACGGCCTGCTGCGGCCCATCCGCCCGGCCGTCAGCGGGCTGGCGGTGGTGGGCGCGGTGGAGCGGCTTCTGCTGGCGGTGCTGAGCGAGGAGCCCATCGGCAATCCCCTGGAGCTGCCCGACGCGCTCACCACGCTGGTGTTGGATGGGCTGCGGCTGCCCCCTCCGGCGGCCCGCCGGAAGATGGACGGGAAGCCTGGACGCCCTTAA
- a CDS encoding sterol desaturase family protein encodes MIGIPLGLAYCNFGEWFLHKYVLHGLGKNPKSFWSFHWHEHHQKSRRNEMVDDQYTHPSWRQSARTREMLGLAAIVVGHLPLLPLAPFFTATVWYSTVRYYFVHRRAHLDSQWARVHLPWHYDHHMGRDQNANWCVTHPFFDIVLGTRKEFVGAQPPARPAEGQAGVRDRGPLGTVHSFAS; translated from the coding sequence ATGATCGGTATTCCGCTAGGGCTTGCGTACTGCAATTTCGGGGAGTGGTTTCTGCACAAGTACGTGCTGCACGGGCTGGGGAAGAATCCGAAGAGTTTCTGGAGCTTCCACTGGCACGAGCACCATCAGAAATCCCGGCGCAATGAGATGGTGGACGACCAGTACACGCACCCGAGCTGGCGCCAGTCCGCCCGGACCCGGGAGATGCTGGGGCTGGCGGCCATCGTGGTGGGGCACCTGCCGCTCCTCCCCCTGGCCCCCTTCTTCACGGCCACGGTGTGGTACTCGACGGTGCGCTACTACTTCGTCCACCGCCGGGCGCACCTGGATTCGCAGTGGGCGAGGGTCCACCTGCCGTGGCACTACGACCACCACATGGGCCGGGACCAGAACGCGAACTGGTGTGTGACGCACCCCTTCTTCGACATCGTCCTGGGGACCCGCAAGGAGTTCGTGGGCGCCCAACCCCCGGCCCGTCCGGCCGAGGGGCAGGCAGGCGTGAGGGACCGGGGCCCTTTGGGAACAGTGCATAGCTTTGCGTCATGA
- a CDS encoding DUF892 family protein has translation MRKLAEKNPEKLVDLLQERLTFERTSVKLYDRVLSLMASSGEAQVHAMLDTMQAHRDEEAEHQEWLEEQIRALGGDVNGETELSRLVTAEARGIEQVILAQEPQLPHLFHALMAAELVDNAGWDLLVCLAEDADDDEALDTFGVRLAEEEDHLEFLRQTLTRYAENRVLGGVLHLPTEL, from the coding sequence ATGAGGAAGCTGGCGGAGAAGAACCCGGAGAAGTTGGTGGACCTGCTCCAGGAGCGGCTCACGTTCGAGCGCACGAGCGTGAAGCTCTATGACCGCGTCCTGTCATTGATGGCCTCTTCCGGGGAGGCGCAGGTCCACGCCATGTTGGACACGATGCAGGCGCATCGGGATGAAGAGGCCGAGCACCAGGAGTGGCTGGAGGAGCAGATCCGCGCGCTGGGCGGAGACGTGAACGGAGAGACGGAGCTGTCCCGGCTGGTGACCGCGGAGGCGCGCGGCATCGAGCAGGTCATCCTGGCCCAGGAGCCCCAACTGCCCCACCTGTTCCACGCGCTGATGGCGGCGGAGCTGGTGGACAACGCGGGGTGGGACTTGCTGGTCTGCCTGGCCGAGGACGCCGACGATGACGAGGCGCTGGATACCTTCGGGGTGCGCTTGGCCGAGGAGGAGGATCACCTCGAGTTCCTGCGCCAGACCCTCACGCGCTACGCGGAGAACCGGGTGCTCGGGGGCGTGTTGCACCTGCCCACCGAGCTCTGA